ATTCAACATCAAATCCTTCAAACTAAAAAGGAATTTGCTAATAGCAAGCGGAGGTATATTTTCATCGATTTCCATTTTGCCATTAAGTGATTTATTGCTGCAAAAAATTGTCGGCAGTTTTTATTATCCAGTGATGTTCATATGTGGTCTTTCTCTTTCAGCCATTCTGCTCATCGTTGGGTTCTTGCCTGGAAGAAAGAAGGTGAACAATAATGTCTGAGCAGCCATTTTCTGAAAAAATCATCGTGGCACAGGAAGCATTATTATCAGGTGAAATGAATAAAAAAGGGCTCCAAGAATTATTTAAGAGTTATGCGGATGTAAAGGTTACGAGCTATAAGCAGACAGGTGAGTCTGTTGCAGTCATTTACTGTAAAGGCATGGTGGATGGAAATCAATTGAATGAGTATTATAACGGTGTCATTGCCTTTCTTAACACAAGGGGAAAGGCTGTGGATACACAAAAGGATTTGCCACCTGTGATCAGTATTGATGAGGTTTCTGTCTTGTTTGACAAAGTGTTTTCGGGTTTCCTTGTTATTTTTCAGAATGGCAGAAAGCATTTCTGGGCAATCGCCATAGCGAATATACCGAAAAGAACACCAGAGGAGTCAAAAACTGAAACATCGATCAAAGGCCCAAAAGATTCTTTTACCGAGGAATTGAACACGAATATTTCCCTGATCAGAAAAAGAATCAAAAGTCCGCAGCTTTTTAATGAAACCATCTCAATAGGCTCGATATCGAAAACCAAGGTATCGATTCTGTATTTATCCGATAAGGTGAATTATGAAGCGTTGAATGAAGTAAGAGAACGATTGAACAAGATTGAGACAGAAAGTATATTGAGTGCGGGGCAGCTGGAGCAATGGGTTTCAGACCGGACTCTTTCTATCTTTCCTTTAATGGATTATATAACACGGCCGGATTTTGCGATTGAATCAATGCTTAGGGGCAGATTCATCGTTGCTGTGGATGGTTCACCCATGGTATTGATTGGTCCGGCTAATTTCACTGAATTAACAAAGTCGCCAGAGGATCTTCATTTCCCTTATTACTTTGTGTTGTTCCAGAGGGTTTTACGAATAGTAGGGATCCTCATTGCGATTTATCTGCCGGGATTTTGGATTGCGATCGCGAGCGTGAATGTCGATCAGCTGCCTTTTCCGCTGCTGGCAACTGTTGTGGTCTCGAGACAGGGATTGCCTTTACCAAGCGCATTGGAGGCATTATTCATTCTTATCTTGTTTGAATTACTAAGGGAAGCAGGAATAAGGATGCCAATAGCAGTAGGGCAAACGATATCAATCGTTGGCGGTCTGATCATTGGGGATGCAGCCATCCGGGCGGGCCTCGCTTCGCCAACCATCATTGTCATCATTGCTTTGACCGCAGTAGCCACATACACACTCGTCAATCAGTCTTTAACAGGAACTGTCACAGTCCTTCGTTTCCTAATTTTAATCATGGCAACCTTCTTGGGTATATTTGGTGTTTATATCGGTTCATTTGCCGTCCTGGTTTATTTGTGTCAGTTAGAGTCGTTCAAACTTAACTATATGGAGCCCATTGTGTCACTAAGACCGAAGGAAATTCTTTCAGCCTTGCTGATTAACCCTTATAAAACAAAGAACTTTTCTGCATCTATGTTAAACAAGGGGAGAAAGAGATGATTACGTTGGGAAGGAACCTTTCACTTGCTGCGGTTATGATCATTCTTATTCTGCAAACAGGTTGTACGGATATCAAAGAAACTCAGGATCTGAACTATGCAACGGCTATCGGGGTGGATTATAAAGATGGGAAATATCATACCTATATTCAATTGGTGGATTTGATGAAGGTTGCTAAAACTGAAGGTGGTGATAGTTCACCAGCCAAAATGTGGGTATCGAAAGCGGAGGGCGAAATCTTTATTGATTCGTTTTTTGAAATTTATAAGACGGCTCAGGAAAGATTCGTATGGGCCCACGTCACAGCAATTGTCCTATCTGAAGCTGCTTTACAACAAGGATTCCAGGAAATCTTTGATGGGCTGACCCGTTACCACGAGTTCCGATTGACTCCTTGGGTCTATGGTACGAACGAATCGATCGAGGACATCCTGTCAACTAAGGGATTTTTTGGTCAAACGTCTCTGAATACAATCTTGCATCATCCGGAATCCATCTTCCAACAAAGCTCTGAACTTAAACCAATACAGTTATTCGAATTGGCAAGGCAGGTATACGAACCAGCCTACACTTCCCATCTTCCATCTCTTTCGATCAATAAAAGCCAATGGAAGGAAGGGGAAAAGCAAGAATCCAAGCTGTATATGAATGGTGCCTATTTTATTAAAAATGATGAGTATAAGGGCTTTTTTACAATAAAAGAAGTAAAGGGACTGAGATGGACCACCCCTGAGATGGAGAGAATCCAGGTAATGATCCCAAATGAGGAGGGCCCATCCTTTTTAACCGTTTTTGAAGACCCGAAAGTGAAGTATGTCAGTAATGGGCCGGAAGTCGATATTGTGGTCAATGTTAAAGGGAATCTTGCCAATCGGGAAAAAAACAAGAATCTTAAACTGGCTGAAATGAAGGGGTTATGTGAGACAATCATTAAAAAAGAAATCCAGGGACAATATGAGTTAGGAATTGAAAAGGAAACAGACTTTTTAAACTTAGAACATGTCCTTTACCGTGAAAGCTGGAGAAAAACCGACAACTTGAAACAAGCGAGTTTGAACAAGGTGAAAGTAAATGTTGATATTATTCATTCAGGGGCGTTGACAAACCGAATGATCGAGATGAAAGATTTGGATTGATGAGTGCTGTTCCCATCAAAGTGTCGAAGCAGGATATGGGGGCGTTTTTGGGATTTCTGTGAATAATTGATGTAAAAATCAAATAAAAGAGCAGTATTCACGCAATTAAACGTAGACTACTGCTCTTTTATATAGGAGAAATAAGCTGAAAATTGGGTATCAGTTAAACAATCCTTATCTATTCAACTTATTTCTATCGAAACTATTATTTGTGGTTGATCATTTGTGGAGGCTCTTCTGTCCATCCGTTCCTGATCATGATTTTCGCCCCTTTATGGGCATATTCAAAAACGTCCTTAGTGAAGATGGACATTTTTATAGGCAGATCATTACGTAAACTAAAAGCCGTGCCAAGGGAGTTGCTTCCCAGGGAAAAACTGCAAAACAGACTTGTACAATACATCATTAGCTTATCGGAGAATGGAGCGACTTTGGATCGAGTTGCATTTCCTCCAGGAGATTGTGGGACTGGGAGCTCATCCTGGATCATTAATTCACTTAATTCTTTTATGATTCCTTTGGCCAGTTCCGCACCTTCATGGAAAAACTTCTTGACCTCTTTATCATGCGCGCACTGAGCAAATCCCAAGATCATTTGGAGTCCAGTAAGGTTTGATTCAATCCCTTTATGAAGATGTGCCACCTCGATTGTGTTTAATGTCCTTTTCTGTGTCAGCGGGTTAAGGGTGCTTGCACTTAAGTAATCTTTATTCTTAACAAACTCCACTGACTTAGGCATTGAAACGAAAGGAGTCCTGACAAGAAGCCCTTTCTCAAGCAGATATTGGGAGCAAATCCTGAAATACTTCTGGGTAAGGGCAGTAAGGTCTTCAAAAAGAATATTTATATCTTCCCTGAACGTCATAGTCAGGTTTAAGGCATGAAGTCCCATGCTGATTTGCTTTAATAGTCGGACAAACATAATATCAAAACCGTTGTCATAAAGCTTTGGAACATCTTTATTTACATCCTGTGCGGTGTAGCCAACCGGAATGACGGCACCTTCCTGTTCATAAATAGCAATGATTTTACCAACATAAATCTCAAGATCACTATGTAAATTTGTCATGATTTCTTTAGCTTTCTCATCATCGGCTTTTTCGATAAAATACTCTAACATTCTTAAGATCATCGTTTTCTCCTGATAAGTGAGCCAAAGTGTCCCTATTTCAGAAGAAGTGATCTGCGGTTTTTCTGGCATTTGCGGTCCTCCGGGAAGTTTTTATTCTTAGGGTGTGCAAAATAGTCCATTTTATTCTGGATTCTGTAGTGCCGAGGACCTTTAGGTTTTTGGCGGGTCGGAACTGTCTGTATGTGGTTATTGTCCTTACTGCGATGTTGTGAAATAAACAATCTTGAAATTATTTCATGCGATCCAACTCAAAGATACAACTCTGTATTCATCAGTCCTCATAGAAAAAGCTAACCCAGGTATGCGGGTTAGCTTTTTCCTCCTAATCTCAGTTCACTGAAATGTGTTTAGTTTAATGGTAAAAGCAGTACCTTTTCCTAGTTTACTTTGAACTGAAATAGTGCCGCCCATACTTTCTATGATTCTATATACCAGCATTAAACCGAGACCTGTGCCGTTTTTTCCTTTCGTTGTATAATAGGGCATTCCTAAACGAGTCATTTGGTCTTGCTCCATTCCTACACCTGTATCGCTTATGATAAGCTCAACCATGGAGTTATTTACATGTAATGCTTGAAAAGTAAGCTTTCCGCCATTGGGCATCGCCTCTACAGCATTTTTGGTTAAATTGACAATACATTGCTGGAATTTTTCTTGATTAGCATTTAATTGAAACGGTATCAAGTCTGTTTCTATTTCAATACAATTCATGTTTGCTAACGGCTGGATGA
This portion of the Mesobacillus sp. S13 genome encodes:
- a CDS encoding spore germination protein, giving the protein MSEQPFSEKIIVAQEALLSGEMNKKGLQELFKSYADVKVTSYKQTGESVAVIYCKGMVDGNQLNEYYNGVIAFLNTRGKAVDTQKDLPPVISIDEVSVLFDKVFSGFLVIFQNGRKHFWAIAIANIPKRTPEESKTETSIKGPKDSFTEELNTNISLIRKRIKSPQLFNETISIGSISKTKVSILYLSDKVNYEALNEVRERLNKIETESILSAGQLEQWVSDRTLSIFPLMDYITRPDFAIESMLRGRFIVAVDGSPMVLIGPANFTELTKSPEDLHFPYYFVLFQRVLRIVGILIAIYLPGFWIAIASVNVDQLPFPLLATVVVSRQGLPLPSALEALFILILFELLREAGIRMPIAVGQTISIVGGLIIGDAAIRAGLASPTIIVIIALTAVATYTLVNQSLTGTVTVLRFLILIMATFLGIFGVYIGSFAVLVYLCQLESFKLNYMEPIVSLRPKEILSALLINPYKTKNFSASMLNKGRKR
- a CDS encoding Ger(x)C family spore germination protein; its protein translation is MITLGRNLSLAAVMIILILQTGCTDIKETQDLNYATAIGVDYKDGKYHTYIQLVDLMKVAKTEGGDSSPAKMWVSKAEGEIFIDSFFEIYKTAQERFVWAHVTAIVLSEAALQQGFQEIFDGLTRYHEFRLTPWVYGTNESIEDILSTKGFFGQTSLNTILHHPESIFQQSSELKPIQLFELARQVYEPAYTSHLPSLSINKSQWKEGEKQESKLYMNGAYFIKNDEYKGFFTIKEVKGLRWTTPEMERIQVMIPNEEGPSFLTVFEDPKVKYVSNGPEVDIVVNVKGNLANREKNKNLKLAEMKGLCETIIKKEIQGQYELGIEKETDFLNLEHVLYRESWRKTDNLKQASLNKVKVNVDIIHSGALTNRMIEMKDLD
- a CDS encoding DUF3231 family protein, which encodes MPEKPQITSSEIGTLWLTYQEKTMILRMLEYFIEKADDEKAKEIMTNLHSDLEIYVGKIIAIYEQEGAVIPVGYTAQDVNKDVPKLYDNGFDIMFVRLLKQISMGLHALNLTMTFREDINILFEDLTALTQKYFRICSQYLLEKGLLVRTPFVSMPKSVEFVKNKDYLSASTLNPLTQKRTLNTIEVAHLHKGIESNLTGLQMILGFAQCAHDKEVKKFFHEGAELAKGIIKELSELMIQDELPVPQSPGGNATRSKVAPFSDKLMMYCTSLFCSFSLGSNSLGTAFSLRNDLPIKMSIFTKDVFEYAHKGAKIMIRNGWTEEPPQMINHK